The Ancylobacter sp. SL191 nucleotide sequence GTGACGATGCCGGGCGTGCTCACCCCGACCGAGGCGCTGGGGGCCGTGAAGGCCGGCGCGTCGGGCCTGAAGTTCTTTCCGGCCAATCATCTCGGCCCGTCGATCATCCAGGCCATCACTGTCGTGCTGCCACCCGGCACGGTGGTCGGGGCGGTCGGCGGCGTCGGCGAGGCCGAGTTCGCTGCCTATGGGGCGGCCGGCATCCGCACCTTCGGCCTCGGCTCCAGCCTGTACCGGCCGGGCGCCAGCGCCAGCGAGGTTCGGGCGAAGGCGCGGGCGATCATCGCCGCCTATGACGCCGCCTTTCCCCGCGCAGAGGAGACACCGCGCGCCGTCTGACGACGCGCCGATGCAACGCGGTTCCCCCGCCAAGAAACCGGCACGCCCAAGGCGGCCAGCACCATCAACCACTCCCTGGGAGATCACTATGAAACGCCTGACGGAACGCCTGACCCGCCGCCAGATCACCGCCGCCCTCTCCGCCGTCGCGCTCAGTGCGGCGGGCCTCGCCTTCGCCGCACCGGCGAGCGCGCAGGAAAAGGCGACGGTCGGCATCGCCATGCCCACCAAGTCCTCCGCCCGCTGGATCGCCGATGGCGACAACATGGTGAAGGTGCTCAAGGAGCGCGGCTACAACACCGATCTGCAGTACGCCGAGGACGACATCCCCAACCAGCTCTCGCAGATCGAGAACATGGTGACCAAGGGCGCCAAGGTGCTGGTGATCGCCTCGATCGACGGCACCACACTGTCCGACGTGCTGAAGCAGGCGCATGACAAGGGCATCAAGGTCATCGCCTATGACCGCCTGATCCGCGAAACGCCGAATGTTGACTACTATGCTACCTTCGACAACTTCCAGGTCGGCGTGCTGCAGGCGCAGTCTCTGCTCAAGGGCCTGGGCTATCCCGAGAACAAGGGACCGTTCAACATCGAGCTGTTCGGCGGCTCGCCGGACGACAACAACGCCTACTTCTTCTACGATGGCGCTCTCTCGGTGCTGAAGCCGCTGATCGACAACGGCACGCTGAAGATCCCCTCGGGCCAGACGGGCATGGACAAGGTCTCGACCCTGCGCTGGGACGGCGCCACCGCCCAGGCGCGCATGGATAACCTCTTGAGCGCCTACTATTCCGACAAGACGCTCAACGGCGTGCTCTCGCCCTATGACGGCCTGTCCATCGGCATCCTCTCCTCGCTCAAGGGCGTGGGCTATGGTTCCGGCAAGATGAAGATGCCCGTCGTCACCGGCCAGGACGCGGAAGTGCCGTCGATGAAGTCGATCCTCGCCGGCGAGCAGTACTCGACCATCTTCAAGGACACGCGCGAACTCGCCAAGGTGACCGCCGACATGGTCGACGCCACGCTGTCGGGCAAGCAGCCCACCGTGAACGACACCAAGACCTACAATAACGGCGTGAAGGTGGTGCCTTCCTACCTCCTCAAGCCGGTCGTGGTCGACAAGAGCAACTGGGAACCCGTGCTGATCGGCTCCGGCTACTACAAGCCCGGCCAGATCAACTGACGCGCCACGTCGCGGCCCGTGCCGGCTCCGACCGGCGCGGGCCCCATCTCGATCAAGGGAGTGCGGTCATGAACGCGCATCTGCACGCTGGTGCCCGCCCGCAGGCGGGCCCGTCCTCCGACGCCCCGGCGCTTCTGGAAATGCGGGGCATCAGCAAGAGCTTCGGCGTCGTGAAGGCGCTGAGCGAGGTGAGCTTCACCGTGCGCCCCGGCGAGATTCATGCCCTCGTCGGCGAGAATGGCGCGGGCAAGTCGACGCTGATGAAGGTGCTGAGCGGCGTCTACCCGCACGGCTCCTATGAGGGCGCCATCATCTATGACGGCGAAGAACGCCGCTTCGGCGACATCACCGATTCCGAAGCGCTCGGCATCATCATCATCCATCAGGAACTGGCGCTGATCCCGCTGCTGTCGATCGCCGAGAACATCTTCATCGCCAGCCCGCCCGGCCGCTTCGGCATCATCGACCGGGGCGCGGTGCACCAGCGCACCAAGGAACTGCTCGCCAAGGTCGGCCTCGACGAGGCGCCGGACACGCTGGTCACCAATATCGGCGTCGGCAAGCAGCAACTGGTGGAGATCGCCAAGGCGCTATCGAAGAAAGTGCGCCTGCTGATCCTCGACGAACCCACCGCCAGCCTGTCGGAAAAGGACAGCGCGGCGCTGCTCGACCTGTTGCTGGAGTTCAAGGCGCATGGCATCGCCTCGATCCTGATCTCGCACAAGCTCAACGAGGTCTCCAAGGTCGCCGACCGCATCACGGTGCTGCGCGACGGGCGCACCGTCGACACGCTGGACTGCCACGAGGGCGCGGTCGAGGAAGACCGCATCATCGCCAAGATGGTCGACCGCGACCTCGAGCACCGCTACCCCAAGCGCGAGCCCAAAGCCGTCGCCGCCATCGGCGAGCCGATCTTCAAGGTCAGCAACTGGTCGGCCTATCACCCGCAACATGCCGACCGGCAGGTGATCAAGAATGTCGATTTCGAGGTGCGGCGCGGCGAGATCGTCGGCATAGCCGGCCTCATGGGCGCCGGGCGCACCGAATTCGCCATGAGCATCTTCGGCCGCTCCTGGGGCCAGAAGATCACCGGCCGGGCGGAGCTGGACGGGCGCGAGCTCGACCTCTCCAATGTGCGCGCCGCCATCGATGCCGGCCTCGCCTATGTCACCGAGGACCGCAAGCATCTCGGCCTGCTGCTGACCGAGGACATCCGCAAGAACGTCACGCTCGCCAACCTGCCGGCCATCGCCTCGGCGCGGGTGATCGACGAGATGAAGGAATTGCGGGTGGCCACCGATTACCGCGGGCGCATGCGCATCCGCTGCCACAGCGTGTTTCAGGAGACCGGCAAGCTCTCCGGCGGCAACCAGCAGAAGGTGGTGCTGTCGAAATGGCTGTTCACCGACCCCAAGGTGCTGATCCTCGATGAGCCCACGCGCGGCATCGATGTCGGCGCAAAGTACGAAATCTACTGCATCATCAATGAGCTGGCGGATGCCGGCAAAGGCGTCGTGGTGATCTCCTCGGAGATGCCGGAACTGCTCGGCATCTGCGACCGCATCTGCGTCATGAACGAGGGCGCCTTCGTCGGGGAATTCCCCGGCTCGGAGGCCACCCAGGAAAAGATCATGCGCGCGATCATGCGCAAGGCAGAGCCGCGCACCACGGAGACACGGGCATGAGCGACACCGCGCTGAAGGACAAGCCGAGCCACGCCGGCTTCATCAAAAACAATCTGCGCGAATACGGGATGATGATCTCGCTCTTCGCCATCATGATCTTTTTCGAGGTGGTGACGAACGGCACGCTGATGCGCCCGCTCAACCTCACCAACCTCGTGCTGCAGAACAGCTACATCGTCATCATGGCGCTGGGCATGCTGCTGGTCATCGTCACCGGCCATATCGACCTGTCGGTCGGCTCGGTCGCCGGCTTCATCGGCGCGGTGGCGGCGGTGCTGATGGTGAAGTTCGGCGTCCACTATATCCCCGCAACGCTGATCTGCCTCGCGCTCGGCGGGCTGATCGGGGCGGCGCAGGGCTATTGGGTGGCCTATTTCAAGATCCCGTCCTTCATCGTCACGCTGGCAGGCATGCTGGTGTTCAAGGGACTGGCCCTCGCCATCCTCGCCGGCCAATCGGTCGGCCCCTTTCCCACCGAGTTCCAGAAGCTCTCCTCCGGCTTCATCCCGGAACTGGTGCCGGATGCCGGCGCGCTCTACCCGACCTCGCTCGCGCTCGGCGCGCTGCTGGCGCTTGCTCTGGTGTGGCTGAACTTCCGCGGCCGCGCGCGGCAGGAAGCGCACCATATCGAGACCGAGCCCTACAGCTTCTTCGTGCTGAAGAACGTCGTCCTCCTCGCGATCATGGTGTATTTCGCCTATCTCATCGCCTCGCATCGCGGCCTGCCCAATGTGCTGGTGATCATGGCGGCGCTGATCGCGCTCTACGCCTTCATCACCACCCGCACGACGATCGGCCGGCAGATCTACGCGGTCGGCGGCAATGAGAAGGCGGCCAAGCTCTCCGGCATCAAGACCGAGCGGCTGACCTTCCTGACCTTCGTGAATATGGGCGTGCTGGCGGCACTGGCCGGCCTCGTCTTCGCCGCGCGGCTCAACACCGCGACGCCGAAGGCCGGCCTTGGCTTCGAGCTGGACGTGATCGCCGCCTGCTTCATCGGCGGCGCCTCGGCCTATGGCGGCGTCGGGCGCGTCGGCGGCGCGGTGATCGGCGCGCTGATCATGGGCGTGATGAACAACGGCATGTCGATCCTCGGCATCGGCATCGACTACCAGCAGGTCATCAAGGGCCTCGTCCTGCTCGGCGCCGTCTGCCTCGACGTTTACAACCAGAAGCGCGCCTGACCCGCAAAGAGGCGCCGCGCCCCGCGCGCGGCGTCTGGCCCGCCGGCCGCTTTCGCGGCACACTGCCGCTGCGGCAGGGGGGCGGCGCGCCGGCTGGAGTTTCCGGAGTGTCGCCGATGTGCCGCTCACGGCGCTGCGCGCCCGCTCTGGCATTCCCGAAGCCGGGCTCGACGTCTAGCGCGGCGCCGCTGGCTCGAAGCTGCGGGCAAGGCGTTGAAGAAGGGGTCGTAGATGGAGAAAGCCGCGATAGGCCACCTCCAGCCCCGCCAGCACCAGCCGGTTGCGCGCGGCAAGGCCGAGCGGGCGCAGCAGCGGGATCTGCCGCCACATGGCGGCGAAGGCGGCGGCACCCTGATAGAGCACGCCATCCTCCTGCGCGTGGAAGCGCGCAAGCATCGCGCCCCGGTCGCGCGGGCAAGTCCCGTCACCATGCAGATCGACGAAGGCGATGCGGTTGGTGCGGTCGAGCCGGCGCATCGTCGCGATTTCCCGCCGGCAGAGCGGGCACTGCGAATCGTACCAGACGGTGACGCGGCTCATGACAGCCCCGCTTTGATGCGGTCGGCCAGCGACAGCGCGGCGAGGCATACCTCCTCGATCCGGCTGGTCAGCGCCCAGTCGCTGGTGGCGGCAAGGCTAGACGCCACATCATACCAAGGGCCGGAGCGCGGCGTGGAGGCCACGAGCGCCGAGCGCCAGCGATGCGCCCGCACCAAGGCCGGGGCGCCCAGATCCACCGGCAGCGTGCGGCGCAGCGCCTCCAGCAATACGGGCTCCAGCGCGGGGCCGGTACTCGCCTCATGCAGCGCCGACCAGGGGCTGCGCGTATGAGCAACCAGCGTCGTGTGGGCGGCGTTTCGGCCGGGCTTGGAACTGTCCACCCACACAGAACGGATCGGCCCATCCTGCACCTTGGCGGCGATCCACGGCGCCGGCCAGGGGCTCTCCCACGCGACCATCAGCGCATGGCGTGGCTTCATCGCGCCCTGCGGCAGCGTGTCAACCGGCACCGCCGGACCGAACAGCGCCCGCGTCTGGTGAGGCGGGGCGGTGGAGACCACCAGATCGAACCGGCCGAGCGGCACGCCGGCGGGGGACGCAAGATCATACCCGCCGCCCTCTCGCCCGCCGACCGCCAGCGGGGCCACCTCGGTCCCGACCTGTATGTCGAGCCCCGTGGCGAGGTGCTGGGCGATCGCGTTCATGCCGGGCACACCGACCAGATGGCGCTCAGTCCACAGGCGCGGCCCGATGATCCGCCCGCCGGCGAGGTTCACCACCGGTCCCGCCCATTCCGCCACCACGCCCGCCGCGCGCAACGGCGCCAGCCAGGCGTCGAACTCCGGCGTGCGGCAGGTGAAGCAGGGCGCGCCATGGTCGAAGTTGAAGGAGCCTTCGCGGCGGGTGGAGGTGCGCCCGCCCAGCCCCCGGCCCTTTTCGAACACGGTGATGGCTGCGACGTCCCTGAGCGCATGGGCCAGCGTCAGCCCGCCGACCCCGCCGCCGATGATCGCGATCCGGCTCATGCGAGCCTCCCGGCGGCAAGGGCGGCCAGCGCGAGGCAGGCAAGGGTGACGACGGCGCTGATCGCCGCGCGCAGATGCCAGAACCAGAGCGGCCACAGCCCCACGCGCCAGAGCTGGCGGTCCACCCCCGCCAGCGCCGGAAACAGCACGGCGAAGAGCAGGAAGCCCGGCGTCGGCGGCAGCAGCGCGCCGAGCCAGCCCAGCAGCGCCGCGCCATTGCTGGCGATGAGCAGCCTTATGCCGAAGCGGTGCGGCTCCAGCAGCGCCGCCGCCCAATGAATGCCGGCGATGAAGGAAGCGATCACCGCCGCATAGATCGGCACGACGGCGAGCGCGGCCCCGCCGCCCGAGGCGAGGTCGACGATGCCCCCGAGAAAGGGCAGCGTGCCCGCTCCCGCCAGCAGCCAAGCGAGACGGGTAAAGGCGGGTGGTGGCGCGGCGGCTACGGTACGCGTGTGCATACGGGAGATACGCAGCAGCCCCCCGCATGGATGCCCCCGTCACGCGGCAGAGACACGCGGCGGGGATGCGCGACCGTTCACGCGGTCAGCGGCGCCGGCTGACAGGCGGCACGCACGAAAAACCCCGGCGCGGCGGAGCGGGCCGGGGTTTTCGCAATGCGGGTCGTCACGGCACGGTCAGAGCGGCGACAGCCGTCTCAGATCGAGCTGTTGATCCACTGCAGCATCTTGGCCTTCGGCGCCGCGCCGACCTGGCGCGCGGCGATCTGACCGTCCTTGAACAGCAGCAGGGTCGGGATCGACATGATGCCGTACTTCGACGCAGTGTTCGGGTTCTCGTCGACGTTCAGCTTGACGATCTTCACCTTGCCGTCCAGCTCGCCGGACACTTCGTCGAGCACCGGGGCAACCATGCGGCAGGGGCCGCACCACTCGGCCCAGAAATCGACGATCACCGGCCCGGACGACTTCAGCACGTCGGCCTCGAAGCTGCTGTCCGACACTTTTTCAACGCTCATGGCGCATACCTCTATACGGGAATTAACAAGTTGCCCCCAACGTAGGTAGCCGCCCTAGCTTGCGTCAAGGCAGCGTCACGGCGACGTGACGCCGTCCCCAGCCTGCGCCAGCGCCACGGCGTCCAGCGTGAAGGCACGCGGACCCGCCGTATAAACCAGAACGGCGCCGATCTCCTTGCCCGGAAACAGTTTCCTCAGCAGCCGGGCATAGACCGCGACCTGCCGCACATGCGCGGCCGGCAGGTCAGCCGCGCGCGCCGGGACATGCCGATCGGTCTTGAAATCGGCCACCAGCACGCGGCTTTCCGTCACCGCGAGCCGGTCGATTCGGCCGGAGACCGGCGTGCCGTCCTCCAGCGTGCCGACAAGGGGCACCTCCGCCTGCCCGCCAGCGGCGAAGAGCGGGGCGAGTTCCGGCAGGTCCAGCACCGCCAGCACCTCGGCCAGCAGCGCCTCGCGGGCGGCCTCCGGCAGATCCGAAGCCGCCGCCAGCAGGCGCCGGCCGGGTGCCGCGCGCTCATGTGCCGGCACGCCGGCAAGGGCGGCCATCAGCCGGTGCAGCAGCTCGCCGCGCGCGCGCGCCGCTTCCATCGCCTGCCGGTCCGGCGGAATGACGGGCCCGGCCGAAGAGGCGGACGGCGACGCGGAGGGCCGCAGCGCCGGGCGCGGCATCGCCATCCCCGCCGGGGGCGCCGCGAGGCGACGGGCGAGGTCAAGCTCCGCCGCGTCGGGGGCGGGCGTAGCCTCGGAAGGGACGTTCACGCTGCCGGGCAGCGCCTCGTCGGGCGCGCGCCAGCGCTTCACCGTGCCCTCGAAACCGAGGGCGGGATGCTCCACCGCGTCGGGCGCCAGCGCGTCATGGACGAGGTTGTACCAGCATTCCGCCGGCCGGGCGCGGTTGCCATCCGCCCCGCACAGCACAAGCGCCGTCTCCGCGCGGGTCAGCGCGACATAGAGCAGGCGGCGCTGCTCGTCCTGCTGGGCGGCATCCTCGGCCTGCCGGGCGGCGGCGATGGCGGGGGTGTCGCGCTTCTTCGAGGGGGCGTGGACGGCGATGCGTCGCCCATCCGCCCGCTCCACGCGGACCAACCCCGCCGTGCGGCGGGTCATCGGCCCGCCGGTGGTGTCGGCGAGGATCACATAGGGTGCCTCCAGCCCCTTGGCGCCGTGCACGGTCATCACCCGCACCTCGTCACGCCCGGCTTCCATGTCGCGCTTGGCCTCGGCGCCGCCGCGCCGCAGGAAGGCAAGGAAGCCAGCGAGCGAGGGCGCCTCGACGCTCTCATAGGCGCGGGCGAGCGCCAGCATCTCGTCGAGCGCATCCGCCGCCTCCGGCCCGAGCCGGGCCAGCATGGCGGCGCGCCCGCGCTCGCGGCCAAGCACGCGGGCGAAGAAATCGAAGGGCCGCAGCCGCCGGGCTTCGACACGCAGCCGCGCCAGCCGCTCCACCGCCGCCGCCCAGCGCGGGTTCTCCCCCGCGCGGGCCCGCAGCGTCTCCTCGAGCCGGCCCGTGCGCCCCGGACAGAGTGCCATCAGATCGTGGTCGTCAAAGCCGAAGAGCGGGCTTTTCAGCGCGCAGGCCAGCGCCAGTTCGTCATCGCGCGCCAGCAGCGCGTCGCCCAGCGCCATCAGGTCCATCACCGCGATATGCTCGGCCACCACCAGACGGTCGGCGCCGGCGACCGGCACATGCGCCTGCTTCAGCTCGCGGATGATCGCCTCGAACAGCCCGTCGCGCCGGCGCACCAGAATGAGGAAGTCCCCCGGCCGCGCCGGGCGCGCGCCATGCCGCCCGCTCAGGGGGAAACGCTGCGCGATGCGGGCGGCAATGTGGCTGGCAATGTTGCGGGCGAGCCGCGCCTTGGGATCGTCGGCCGCCGGGGCGTCCAGCGGGCGCTGCCAGGCGTCGATGTCCACCGCCTGCGTCGGTGCCTCCGGCTCCCACAGCTCGACCAACGCCGGCAGCGCGTCGTGGATCGCCTCATGCACCGGCCGCACATTCTCCGCGGACAGGCCGCGATGCGCCGCCGGCTCGGTGAACACCGCATCCACCGCCGCCAGAATGCCGGGCGCCGAGCGGAAGGAGTGCTTGAGCGGGATATGCGCGAAGCCGCTGCCGCCGGCGCGCTCGAAATCGCGGCGGACCGTGTCGAAGCGGCGCGGGTCCGCTCCCTGGAAGGAGAAGATCGACTGCTTCTCGTCGCCCACCACGAAGAGCGAGCGGCCGATGCCGAGCGGATCGGGCCGCGCGCCCTCGCCGGCGAAGAACTCGGCGACCAGCGGGCGGATCACCTCCCATTGCTCGGGGCTGGTGTCCTGCGCCTCGTCGAGAAGCACATGGTCGATGCCCTGATCGAGCTTGTAATGCACCCAGGCCGAGGCGCCGGAGGCGAGCAGCCGCCGGGCATTGTTCACCAGATCGGCGAAGTCGAGCACGCCACGCGCGGCCTTGGCCCGCTCATAGCGCCGGATCGACTCGCGCCCGAGGGTGAGCACGGCGCGGCTGCGCTGATAGGCGCGGGCGGCGGCGAGCAGCTTGGCGAGCGGGGCCACGCGGTCGCGCTCGGCGAGCAAGGCGGGGTAGCGTTCGCGCACCTTGGCCGGGCCGAACTGGCTCTCGCCATAAGCCTCGCCATCATCCTTCAGGAAGACCGAGGCATAGGCATCCGCCGCCGCATCGGCCGGGGCGGCATCGGCAGCGAGCAAAGCGCGGCCGCGCCGCGCGCAATTGCCGCCTTCCTCGATCAACGCTTCGCCCAGCCCGCGCCACGCGCCGCGGGACAGCAGCGCCTCATCGACGATGCGCCGCTCAACATCGCGCGGGTCGATCGGCCCGGCGAGGCCGACGGCATCGGCCAGCTCCGCGTCGCTGGCTTCCAGCGCCTGCGGGTCGGCGACCACCGCCTCGATGATCTCGGTGATGCCGGCGTCCGACACCTGGTCAACGAGAAGGCCCAACGCCTCGCCGAGCGCGCTCGCCGGCGCACCGGCGGCCTCCAGCACGACCTCGGAACGCAGGCGGGCGAGCAGTT carries:
- a CDS encoding 2-dehydro-3-deoxy-6-phosphogalactonate aldolase, which codes for MTASSRVPWPHLSRSLVAILRGLKPEETDAIVGALIEEGLEAIEIPLNSPDPFRSIERAAKLAPAGVLIGAGTVLETAEVDRLHDTGGRLMVSPNVDPAVIARAASHGMVTMPGVLTPTEALGAVKAGASGLKFFPANHLGPSIIQAITVVLPPGTVVGAVGGVGEAEFAAYGAAGIRTFGLGSSLYRPGASASEVRAKARAIIAAYDAAFPRAEETPRAV
- the chvE gene encoding multiple monosaccharide ABC transporter substrate-binding protein, coding for MKRLTERLTRRQITAALSAVALSAAGLAFAAPASAQEKATVGIAMPTKSSARWIADGDNMVKVLKERGYNTDLQYAEDDIPNQLSQIENMVTKGAKVLVIASIDGTTLSDVLKQAHDKGIKVIAYDRLIRETPNVDYYATFDNFQVGVLQAQSLLKGLGYPENKGPFNIELFGGSPDDNNAYFFYDGALSVLKPLIDNGTLKIPSGQTGMDKVSTLRWDGATAQARMDNLLSAYYSDKTLNGVLSPYDGLSIGILSSLKGVGYGSGKMKMPVVTGQDAEVPSMKSILAGEQYSTIFKDTRELAKVTADMVDATLSGKQPTVNDTKTYNNGVKVVPSYLLKPVVVDKSNWEPVLIGSGYYKPGQIN
- the mmsA gene encoding multiple monosaccharide ABC transporter ATP-binding protein, whose protein sequence is MNAHLHAGARPQAGPSSDAPALLEMRGISKSFGVVKALSEVSFTVRPGEIHALVGENGAGKSTLMKVLSGVYPHGSYEGAIIYDGEERRFGDITDSEALGIIIIHQELALIPLLSIAENIFIASPPGRFGIIDRGAVHQRTKELLAKVGLDEAPDTLVTNIGVGKQQLVEIAKALSKKVRLLILDEPTASLSEKDSAALLDLLLEFKAHGIASILISHKLNEVSKVADRITVLRDGRTVDTLDCHEGAVEEDRIIAKMVDRDLEHRYPKREPKAVAAIGEPIFKVSNWSAYHPQHADRQVIKNVDFEVRRGEIVGIAGLMGAGRTEFAMSIFGRSWGQKITGRAELDGRELDLSNVRAAIDAGLAYVTEDRKHLGLLLTEDIRKNVTLANLPAIASARVIDEMKELRVATDYRGRMRIRCHSVFQETGKLSGGNQQKVVLSKWLFTDPKVLILDEPTRGIDVGAKYEIYCIINELADAGKGVVVISSEMPELLGICDRICVMNEGAFVGEFPGSEATQEKIMRAIMRKAEPRTTETRA
- the mmsB gene encoding multiple monosaccharide ABC transporter permease, producing MSDTALKDKPSHAGFIKNNLREYGMMISLFAIMIFFEVVTNGTLMRPLNLTNLVLQNSYIVIMALGMLLVIVTGHIDLSVGSVAGFIGAVAAVLMVKFGVHYIPATLICLALGGLIGAAQGYWVAYFKIPSFIVTLAGMLVFKGLALAILAGQSVGPFPTEFQKLSSGFIPELVPDAGALYPTSLALGALLALALVWLNFRGRARQEAHHIETEPYSFFVLKNVVLLAIMVYFAYLIASHRGLPNVLVIMAALIALYAFITTRTTIGRQIYAVGGNEKAAKLSGIKTERLTFLTFVNMGVLAALAGLVFAARLNTATPKAGLGFELDVIAACFIGGASAYGGVGRVGGAVIGALIMGVMNNGMSILGIGIDYQQVIKGLVLLGAVCLDVYNQKRA
- a CDS encoding thiol-disulfide oxidoreductase DCC family protein encodes the protein MSRVTVWYDSQCPLCRREIATMRRLDRTNRIAFVDLHGDGTCPRDRGAMLARFHAQEDGVLYQGAAAFAAMWRQIPLLRPLGLAARNRLVLAGLEVAYRGFLHLRPLLQRLARSFEPAAPR
- a CDS encoding NAD(P)/FAD-dependent oxidoreductase, with the translated sequence MSRIAIIGGGVGGLTLAHALRDVAAITVFEKGRGLGGRTSTRREGSFNFDHGAPCFTCRTPEFDAWLAPLRAAGVVAEWAGPVVNLAGGRIIGPRLWTERHLVGVPGMNAIAQHLATGLDIQVGTEVAPLAVGGREGGGYDLASPAGVPLGRFDLVVSTAPPHQTRALFGPAVPVDTLPQGAMKPRHALMVAWESPWPAPWIAAKVQDGPIRSVWVDSSKPGRNAAHTTLVAHTRSPWSALHEASTGPALEPVLLEALRRTLPVDLGAPALVRAHRWRSALVASTPRSGPWYDVASSLAATSDWALTSRIEEVCLAALSLADRIKAGLS
- a CDS encoding DUF3429 domain-containing protein is translated as MHTRTVAAAPPPAFTRLAWLLAGAGTLPFLGGIVDLASGGGAALAVVPIYAAVIASFIAGIHWAAALLEPHRFGIRLLIASNGAALLGWLGALLPPTPGFLLFAVLFPALAGVDRQLWRVGLWPLWFWHLRAAISAVVTLACLALAALAAGRLA
- the trxA gene encoding thioredoxin: MSVEKVSDSSFEADVLKSSGPVIVDFWAEWCGPCRMVAPVLDEVSGELDGKVKIVKLNVDENPNTASKYGIMSIPTLLLFKDGQIAARQVGAAPKAKMLQWINSSI
- the addA gene encoding double-strand break repair helicase AddA translates to MSGLPATPALRAATELQSRASDPAISAWVSANAGSGKTHVLARRVIRLLMRGVPPGRILCLTYTKAAAANMANRVLDELRRWVTLDDAALDAAIIAADGGRVDALRRARARRLFAQALETPGGLKIQTIHAFCGALLHAFPFEAGVPAGFGELDEPSRQELLARLRSEVVLEAAGAPASALGEALGLLVDQVSDAGITEIIEAVVADPQALEASDAELADAVGLAGPIDPRDVERRIVDEALLSRGAWRGLGEALIEEGGNCARRGRALLAADAAPADAAADAYASVFLKDDGEAYGESQFGPAKVRERYPALLAERDRVAPLAKLLAAARAYQRSRAVLTLGRESIRRYERAKAARGVLDFADLVNNARRLLASGASAWVHYKLDQGIDHVLLDEAQDTSPEQWEVIRPLVAEFFAGEGARPDPLGIGRSLFVVGDEKQSIFSFQGADPRRFDTVRRDFERAGGSGFAHIPLKHSFRSAPGILAAVDAVFTEPAAHRGLSAENVRPVHEAIHDALPALVELWEPEAPTQAVDIDAWQRPLDAPAADDPKARLARNIASHIAARIAQRFPLSGRHGARPARPGDFLILVRRRDGLFEAIIRELKQAHVPVAGADRLVVAEHIAVMDLMALGDALLARDDELALACALKSPLFGFDDHDLMALCPGRTGRLEETLRARAGENPRWAAAVERLARLRVEARRLRPFDFFARVLGRERGRAAMLARLGPEAADALDEMLALARAYESVEAPSLAGFLAFLRRGGAEAKRDMEAGRDEVRVMTVHGAKGLEAPYVILADTTGGPMTRRTAGLVRVERADGRRIAVHAPSKKRDTPAIAAARQAEDAAQQDEQRRLLYVALTRAETALVLCGADGNRARPAECWYNLVHDALAPDAVEHPALGFEGTVKRWRAPDEALPGSVNVPSEATPAPDAAELDLARRLAAPPAGMAMPRPALRPSASPSASSAGPVIPPDRQAMEAARARGELLHRLMAALAGVPAHERAAPGRRLLAAASDLPEAAREALLAEVLAVLDLPELAPLFAAGGQAEVPLVGTLEDGTPVSGRIDRLAVTESRVLVADFKTDRHVPARAADLPAAHVRQVAVYARLLRKLFPGKEIGAVLVYTAGPRAFTLDAVALAQAGDGVTSP